The Geomonas agri genome contains the following window.
ACCAGGATGGTGGCGGTGGCAAGGAGCAGGAATATGATGGGTTTCTTCTCGATCATGGCGTCTCCTCCCTAGGCTCTTTGCGCCACGGCCTGGGTCTTGGCACCGGCGATGGTCTGGTAGATGTTGTAGAGGAAGACGAGAAGCCCGGCGAGGTAGATCACGCCACCCAGGGCCCGCATGTGCCAGTAGGGGTAGAGCTCCACCATGGTCTCGATGAAGCTGTAGTGCAGGCTGCCGTCGGGGTTGGTGGCGTTGAGCATCGCCGCCTGCTGCACCCCCGCGATCCACATGGTGATTGAGAAGATGAGCTGACCGGTGAGCACCAGCCAGAAATGCACGTTGGCAAGGCCTACGCTGTAGATCTCGGTGTGGTAGATCCTGGGGATGGTGTAGTAGATGGCGGCGAAGAGCACTAGCGAGACCCAGCCGAGCGTCCCCATGTGCACGTGTCCCGGCACCCAGTCGGTGTAGTGGATGAAGGCGGAGAAGGTGCGGACCGCCTGGGACGGCCCCTGCAGCGTCTGCATCCCGTAGAAGGTGATGCCGAAGATCAGGAACTTGACCAGGTAGTTCTCGCGCATCTGGTGCCACTGGCCGTTCATGGAGAAGTAGCCGTTGAAGACGGCGGCCCAGGAGGGGGCAATCAACATCACGGAGAAGGCCATGGCGAGTGTCTGCACCCAGTCCGGTACCGGCGTCCACAAGAGGTGGTGCGCGCCGGTCCAGAGGTACATGAAGATGAGGCTCCAGAAGGCGATCACCCCCATGCGATGGCTGTAGATGGGGACCCCGGTTGCCTTGGGCAGGAAGTAGTAGAAGATGGCCAGAGGCGGCGTGGTGAGCACCATGGC
Protein-coding sequences here:
- a CDS encoding cbb3-type cytochrome c oxidase subunit I, producing the protein MNQQEGYADDIVKGFVIWSMVWGLVAVLVGVFISFQIAFPQLNFPPYLTYGRLRPIHTNAGIFGWGIGSFMAFFIYITQRLTRTSLWSPGLAKVQLWLFNVVIALAAVTLAMGMNRSKEYAELEWPVASLVVVLWVIFAVNIIMTIVKRREEQMYISLWYILATLVGVAVLYLVNNASIPVSLTKSYSAYAGANDANVQWWYGHNAVAMVLTTPPLAIFYYFLPKATGVPIYSHRMGVIAFWSLIFMYLWTGAHHLLWTPVPDWVQTLAMAFSVMLIAPSWAAVFNGYFSMNGQWHQMRENYLVKFLIFGITFYGMQTLQGPSQAVRTFSAFIHYTDWVPGHVHMGTLGWVSLVLFAAIYYTIPRIYHTEIYSVGLANVHFWLVLTGQLIFSITMWIAGVQQAAMLNATNPDGSLHYSFIETMVELYPYWHMRALGGVIYLAGLLVFLYNIYQTIAGAKTQAVAQRA